The genomic interval CAGCGGTGATGGGCAGTCGGTCAGGACCCGGAGCAAGCCATGGTCGCAAGAGGACCTGGAGGACGGGGCGAGAAAACGAACAGGCCCGACGGTGCCGTACGTGCCCGGCGAGGCGGACACCTCGTACCTGCTCAACGTCGGCGCCGCCGACTAAATCGGCGTACCCCTGGAGAAGATCCAGGGCACCCTTGTCGCCATCGCCCCCGTCGTCGGCAGCGCCCGCGTGGTGGCAGGTCGTCCTGCCGTTCCTCGGTGTGTTCGTCTACGTCCTGGCCCGTGGCAAGGGCAGCGGCATCAGCTGCCGAGCTTTCGGCGATCCGCGCCGAGGGCGACATCAACGAGGCCGAGTTCCAGCAGGCCAAGGAGAAGACCCTCCGGGTGCTGTCTGTGCCTCGTCAGGCGGCCTCCGTCGGCAGCCTTCCCGCGCTGATGGCGTCGACGAGCGCCTGGTGATCCCGTTCGTTCTGGTCGGCGTAGCGCTCGGCGAACGTGACCAGCGCCCGGTCGAAGGAGTCGCCGCCGCCCAGGTACGCGGCGATGGCGATGCGGTCGCCGGACCTGGCGTGAGCGCGGGCCAGGGTCACCCCGCACAGAGCGCCGAACGTACGCATGCCCCGCGGCACCATGTCCTCGGCCACGGCGACCCACTTCCAGTCCCGCAGCTGCCGTACGTAGAAGTCGCGGCGTCGGCCGTCGAGCCCTTCGACCCGTTCCCAGCCCAGGAAGATGTCGCTGGTGGCCTGCATCAGCCGCTGCCCGGACACGACCCTCTCGCCCTGGGTCGGGTACGCGGTGGGCCCGACGTGCGCTGCCAGCACCGACTCGTCGGCCTCCTTCGCCTGGAGGAACAGGGGGTCCTCGTCGTCCCGCCCCAGCAGGAGCACGATCCAGCAGCGCGTGCCGACACTGCCGACCCCGACGACCTTGCGCGCCATGTCGGCCACCCGGTACTGGTCCAGCAGGAACCGCCGGTCCGATTGCAGGGTCTTGCCGTAACGCTCGATCAACCGGGTTATCTGCTGCTCGAGCTGGCCGCGCCGCTCGTCCGGCAGCAGGTCCTCGAGGCGGGTGATGAGCGGCGGATCAGGGGTGATACGGCGCTTGCCGTCGACGACGACCGTGAGTTTGTCGAAGACCTGGAGGGTGTCGTGCGAACGCGCCTTGGCCAGGGCCTGCGTCCAGCGGTCACGGCCCCGCGCGGAGACGTCCTCACCGAACCGCTCCTCCACCCACTTCTCGTCGAACTGGGCGTACCAGACGGCCAGGTTGCCCATTCCGGCGAAGGCGCGCATGTTCTCGCGGTAGGAGCGCACGGTGGCCCGTACGATCGCGGCCCGCTCCTTGGTGCTGAAGCCGTTCGCCCGGCCGGCGATGACGAAACTGGCGGCCAGGCGTTTGACGTCCCACTCCCAGGGGCCCGGCAGCGTCTCGTCGAAGTCGTTGATGTCGAACATGAGGCGACGCTCGGGTGAGGCCAGCAGCCGGAAGTTCAACATGTGCGCGTCGCCGCACAGTTGGGTCCTGAAACCCGTCCTCGGCGTCTCCGCGAGATCCGACGCCATGATGGCGGCTGCTCCACGGTAGAACCGGAACGGTGACTCGGACATCCGCCCGTAGCGGACCGGTACGAGCTCGGGCAGCCGCGTCGCCGACTGCTCCCCGATGATCTCCAGCGGGTCCGGTCGTTTGGGCCCCGGAGCGAACTCGGCGTGGCTGGAGCGTGGGACGGCGGCCCGCGCCGCCTTGCCCAGCGCGGCCCGCTCCTGCGGGGTGCGGTGCCGCAACTCGCGGCCGTCCAGGTGGTTCTCTGTCATGACAGCGGCTCCCGGGGATGGCCGCCTCCGCGCCTACGGGGACGACGGGCAGTCAGTTGTGGGATGCCCGCTCCGAAGTGCCCGCCGACCGCGTGCCGTGTGGTGGCCGGAACCGCGGCCGGCGCAACCGGGCACCGTTCTCGGAGCGTGCGACCAGCGCAACCGGGCACCGGCTTCGGAGCGTGCTCCGTCCTCGCCGTGCTCGCGGTCCTTGTGCTCGCGGTCCTTGTGCTCGCGGTCCTTGTGCTCGCGGTCCTTGTGCTCGCGGTCCTTGTGCCTGCGGTCCTTGTGCCTGCGGGACGGCCGGTTCACGGGCTTCCGCATTCAACGTATCCCCTGAGGAGGCACCCGGCGAGCCGAGTCAGGGGCGGCTGGACACCCGACGAGCCCAGTCAGTGCGCGGCTGCGGCCCCCGCGTCCGCGCCGGAGGACCGGGTGGAACCGTCGTGATCCAGGAACTCGCGGATCGCGAAGGCCGCCAACGTGATCACCGCCGTCCACACCACGACCGCCGTGGTGGGGTAGGTCCAGGTGAACAGGACGATCGCCGCCACCACCAGGATGACCACTCCGATCCAGCGCTTGAAGCGATGGACGAACCGGCCGACCGCCCCGAGCCGAAGGCCCGCCGAGGTTGTCACCTCGCGCAGCGCGCCGATGCTCCTGCGGCAGCCCGTGCGCGTGACGACGGCGATCCGGGACGGGCCGGCGAGGAAGGCGCCGACAGCGGTGAACAGGGCGACCGCGGCGAGGGCACGGATACCGGCCCGCAGGAACTTGACCAGGGCGTCGTACACGGATCCCGCGGCGGCCTCGGAGACGCCGGACGGCAGATGATTGAGGTAGACGTCGCGGAAAACGGTGAGGCCGATGCCGAGGATCAGCATGGCGGCGAACACCGCCAGGGCAGCCCCGATCAGCGCGTGCCGACGGTTGAACGCCACGTACACCCCCGCGGCCGCGATCAGCAGTGCGATGACGGGCAGCCAGCCGCCGAGGATCTCGAGCACTCTCACATAGGTCCTGATCTTGCCGATGTCCTTCGACGCGAACACCACGAAGTTCGTGTGGACGGCCGGGATCTTGGCTGCGGGCGTGAAGCCGGCGGCGACCAGCTGGTCCTTGACCTCGGCGACGATCGGACCCAGGTCGACGACGACCTGGTTGTTCTCCACCTTGACCGTGCCGTCCGCCTCGCCGGTCAGGGCCTTGTCCAGCGCCGCGTGCGCCCTGCGGTTGCCGTTCACCCAGACCGTCTCGAAGGCACTGCTGGTGACCACCCGCTCCACCGTGCCGCTGACCAGCTGCTTGAGGCCGCTCTCGATCGGGCCGTCCAGATTGCCCAGCAGCTTGGCCGCCTGCGGCGGAACACCCTTCGCCGAGGCCGCGTCCGTGAGCTGTTGCACCAGCGCGTCCACGTCGATCTGGGCCAGTACGGCGGCGCTGATCCGGTTGGTGGCCGCCTTCTGCACATCCGGGTCACTGGCCAGCGGGCCGACGGTCGCCACGTAGCGGTCCGTGTCCTGCACGATGCTGTTCGCCCACACCGCGACTACGGACAGCATCGCCAGCAGCGCGGCGAGCAGGATCAGCACGACCGAGCCGAGCGAACGGAACGGGTGGTGCCGCGGCGCGCGGGGCGGCCCGGCGCTCTCCAGGGCGTGGACCCGCTGGCGCAGTTCGGCCAGTTCACCGCGCTCTTTGGCCGAGAGCTGTTCGTCACCGCTAGCACTCATGGTGACCAGCACAGATGCCCGCCGTGGAGCGCGCCACCCGGGTGAACCGGGCGGGTGAAGGGCGCACCGAGGTGCGAGGGCCACGCTCCGGTCTGCAAGTGGGACAGGGGAGCTCCGAGGGTGGCAGCCACGCGAGGGAAAACAGCCACGAGCACCAGAGGTGACACCGTGAGCGACGAATTCGAAGACGTGGGCACCATCGTCTATCTGGTCGTCGTCGAGTTCCCCGGTAAGTGCCCGTCCCTGATCCCTGCCGAGAGGTGTGTCGTCATCCGTAGCCTTGCGTGGTGGCCGGAGTCGGCGGCAGACGGCTCGGGCGGATCTGCCCGCACGAGGTGGCCGGCTGAGGCCGGATACCGTGCGGTGCGAAGTGGATTGCTGGGTCGGGACGCCGCTCGGATGCGGTGTATGGCTCGCCGCGATGCCGTACGAGGGCCTGGCGCGAAACGGCGGTCGGCGGTCGCGGAAGGGTCACCCTGCCGGCTGCGCGAACGCCTCACCAACATCTTCTGAAGCTGCATCAACTACCTTGCCGTAAGCCTTGTTTGGCTGGCATCCAGAGATCCACTCATCGTCCTGCCCCAGCGCTGGGTGGAGGGTAGGGCACAAGAGGGCCGTGGAATGCCGGGGACGTTACGGAAGTTGATCACAGCATGACTCAAGGACCAGCGCCTCGCTCCCTGTCCAACGAAGCCCTCTCCGATCTGCTCGCCAGGCAGCAGTTCGGGACCCTCGCCACTGTCAAGCAAAGTGGCCATCCACACCTGACCACAATGCTCTACAGCTGGGACCCCGAGGCCCGCATCGTGAGGCTGTCCACCACGGCCGACCGCATCAAGGTCAAGCACTTGCAGCGCAACCCGCGCGCGGCGCTGCATGTGCAGGGTGACGACGTCTGGTCGTTCGCCGTCGCCGAGGGCACGGCGGAGGCTTCCGAGCTCACTACGGTTCCAGGCGACGCGGTCGGGCGGGAACTGCTCGCGATGATCCCGACGGCCGCGAAGCCGGAGGACGAAGATGCGTTCCTCAACCAGTTGGTCGCCGAGCGCAGGATCGTCATTCGGTTGAGGGTGGAGCGGCTATACGGGACGGCCTTGGATATCAACGGCTAGGAGGCGACCCTGCTCGTCATAGCCATTCGTTGATGGCTGCAACCAGCACGGTCGCGTGGTAGCGGAGCCTGTTCCAATGCCGGTGCCGGTGCCGGTGCCGGTGCGCACGGCGTGCAACAAGTGGCCGCAGTTCGCGACCTCCCCCGGTTCTCGACCGTGGTACGCGCCGCCGACCAGCTCCGACCCACCGTGACCGCCCCGACCATCGGTTACGGGCAAGGCTCGGCGCGCCGCAAGACACAGCTCCATCGCGGCGCAGCACCTGCTGGCCCACCTCAGAAGGAGATCCCCGACACGCCCCCACGTGGGCGTCTCCGCCGAAGCACCTGAACTCCCCGTCGCCGTGACGTGACGCGATGAGACGAGACGAGAATTATGTCGAGTGGGCCGCGCAGAGCCGCGGATCTGTCTTCTCCTCGCGTTCGGTCAGAACCTGGAACAGGAGCTCACCGACCCGGCGGGCCAGCTCCATGCAGCCCAACTCGTTTGGGCCGAGGAGATCGACGCGCCCGTATCGTGCGGTGGTCGTGGCAAGGAAAGCCACCCCGGCACCGGCAGCAGCGGCCGGATGGCAGCCCATTCCACATCTCCGCGAGTCCCGCTCATGGTCATACGCTTCCCATGCTTCCCATGCTTCCCCTGACCTGTGCCTTTCGTGCTCGCCATGACGAGGTGGCCCTGCTGACGTCCGGAGGTTTCGCGTCCGCCTTCTCCGGAGAGGGCATCGAGGCCCTGCCGCAGGCCGTGAACTCGGTGAGCTGACGGAGAGGGTGATCGCCCGTACCGGCGCTGTGACGAAGCCCTACCAGGGTGGCGCTGTCAGGTGAGGGCGCGCAGGAGGCGGCTGCCACGACAGTCGCACACTCAGCGATCGCAGGCACGCACGCCGTCTGGCGCCAATCCATTCACATCCCACAGTTCTCAATATCAGAACCAACATCTGTTGGATTTCTAGATCGGCCATTTCTAGAGTGAGCACGCGACGTCACAGTGCACCGCGCACTCGCCAAGGCGTCCGGGAGGAGGAAACTCGTGCAGCATCGCATCCTCAGCGACCCGACCGTCTCCGCGATCGGCCCCGGCCGCCGACTTGGCGTCGACGCGGTCGATTGGCCCACACATTGCTCGGCGGTCGGCTCGTGTCGGTGCGGGACCAGTTCTCGCCCGCCTTCCTCTCCAGCCGGCGAGAACTCGAGCACTGCACCAAGCTCGACCTCGCCTTCCTCCCCTGGCGCCCGCTCGACGGTATCGCGAACGCGATGGGCCTCGCGGAACGTCACCGCGCGATCCAGCAGGCCGCCGACGAGACTGGCACCAGTGTCACCGGTGTCCACCGAGTAACGCACGCCCGGGAGCTCGCGCTCGCGCCCGTCGCCGCCCCGCCCCCCAGTCACAGCGAAAGAGTCACATGAAGACCTTCATCCTGCCCGGCACCGACATGGTGGTTCCCAACGTCGTCCTTGGGCTGATGCGTATCCAGGACATGACCGACGACGCGGTGCGCACGCTCGTGAACACTGCGCGCGACACCGGCATCACGTTCCTCGATCACGCCGACGTGTACGGCTCGGACGACCACGGTTGCGAGCGTCGGTTCGCTGAAGCCATGAAACTCAGCTCGTCGGAGCGTGAGCAGTTCGTCATTCAGTCGAAGGCCGGCATCGTCAAAGACGGGCCGTACTTCGACTTCTCTCATCACCACATCATCGAGTCGGTGAACGGTTCCCTCCAGGCACTGGGCACGGACTATCTCGACATCCTGCTGCTGCACCGTCCCGACGCTCTCGTCGAGCCGGAGGAGGTGGCCCGCGCCTTCGACGAGCTGTCGGCGGCCGGCAAAGTACGTGCCTTCGGCGTCTCCAACCAGACCCCCCGACAACTCGATCTGCTGCGCAAGCACGTGACGCAACCCATCGTGGCGAACCAGCTTCAGCTTTCGATCACTCACGCCCCGATGATCGCGCAGGGCGTCGCCGCGAATATGCAGGACCTCGATCAGTCGGTCGTACGAGACGACGGAATTGTCGACTACTGTCGCCTGCACGACATCACCATTCAGGCGTGGTCGCCTTTCCAGGCCGGATTCTTCGACGGCCCGTTCCTCGGTTCCGAACGCTTCCCCGAGTTGAACGCAGTGATTGACCGGCTCAGCGACAAATACAGTGTGCCGGCCGAGGCGATCGCGGTCGCCTGGATCACCCGTCATCCCGCGCAGATGCAGGTCGTGCTCGGCACGACCACGCCGGAACGCGTCACGGCCGCCGCACTCGGTTCCGACATCCCGCTCACCCGATCCGAGTGGTACGAACTGTTCCGCGCGGCCGGATACAAAGTGCCCTAGCCTCTGCCCCTTCCTGATGACCTTTCCGTTCGGTTGTCACGCCTGACAACACCGGATCCCCGCGTCGACGCCGTGGCCATGAGTGGCCCTGTGATTTCGTGGGGCTCCGGTGCACTTCTCGTGACCCGGTCCCCTTCTCTACGGCTCCTGGCCGGCCGCGCGGCCGCGCCACTGCGTCATGCGAGCGCGAGGGTGGGCGAATGACGCAGGCCTCCGTCGGCGCAACCTCCCGCCGGTTCGGCAGTCTTAGTTCACGGGGTGCGCATGACGACGGAACATCAGGTTGCCTTCTTCCTGAGGGAGCTGGAGACGGGCGACACCTGGCGACGTGCGGCAGCGGCGAAGGGGCTCGGCAAAACGGGAGCCGCCGAGCACGCGGTGGTGCTCGTCCGGGCGGCCACCGACCCCGCGCCCGAGGTGCGGGAAGGCGCGGCGGTGGGCCTGGGCAGGCTGGGGGTCTCCGCGGGCCTGGCGGAGACCCTGTCCACGCTGATGGACGACGACGATCCGTGGGTACGCAGGAAAGCCTCTCTGGCGTCCATCCGGCTCGGGCTGCGCGATCGCGAGGTCGTCAACGCCTATGGACGACTGCTCGGCGATCCGGACTATCACCTGCGCATCAACGCCTTGGAGGCGTTGCGAGAGCTGGGCGTGCCCGGTGATGGTCCCGCGCTCGTACGACTGATGGGTGATCCGATACCTGGCGTCCGGGATCGGGCGCACGCCATGGTCTTGGAGTTCAGGGAGGCCCCGGACATCGAGGCGGAGGTGGTCCGGACGGCTCTGTGTGGCGAGGACGATGCCCGCGTGCTCGCCCTGTGGATGCTGCCGGACCAGCACGTCGACCGGCTGCTGCCGTCGCTGCTGAAGGATCTGACCGGCGGCCCCTCCACCGAGGTGCGCTGCGCCGTGGTTTTCCGACTGACACGCGTGAAGCGCCCAGAGGTGCGAGACGCGCTGTTCGCTGCCCTGGAGGCGGAGCGGGACCCGAAGGTGGCGTCACACCTGCTGTTCCTGCTCCAGCGATCGCGTGACGAACGGCTGCTCGGTCCGGCCTCGCGCTGGCTGAGCGACGAGCGGGCGGGACCATCAGCCGCCGCTGCTCTGGCGGCTGTCGGCGGCAAGTCAGCCACGAGGCTCCTGCGGGCTCAGCTCACCGATCCGACAACGGCCCCCGGTACGCTCGCTGCAGCAGCAACGGCCTACGGCGATATGGGCAGATGGGATGCCGTGTGGCTGCTGCTGCCCCTGCTGGACCATGCCCGGCCCGAGGTGTACGAAGGTGCGCTGCGCGGCCTCGACGCCCTGGCCGACGCCGGGTTCCGGCCGTGGGAACGCGCGGCAGTCGCCCGGAGGCTGGTGGCCCGCCTCGGCCTCAACAGCACCCTGGTCGGCGTGGCAGAAAGAGTCCTCACGGGCCTGACGGAAGCCCTGCCCGGTCTGCGGAAACTGGTGGACCGGACCACCTCACCCATGGTCCGAGCCGCCGCGCTCGCACTCCTGGACCCGCACAACGCGACGGACGCCGGCACCCCGCACGATCTGCCGCTCTTCGTGCGGCACTTGGACGACGAGAACACGTGGGTGCGCAAGACCGCCGCCGAGGGGATCGCCCACTGGGTGGAGGAGACGGGCACACTCCCCCCGGGCGAGGAGCGGCTGCGCGACCGGCTCACCGCCCTGGACTCGGATCCATCCGAATTCGTACGCGAGGCGGCGGCCCAGGCGCTGCGGGCCCTGGACGACTGGTGCGGGGCTGCGGGCGGCGGACCCAGGGGATGTCATCCTCCGGGTCCGTGACCCGGCCCAAGCTTCGGGCTTGCTCGCCAGGGCGACCACCACGCACTGCGTCTCCGGCAAGAAGTCGCACGACAGCACCCCGTCGCGCTCCGACAACCCACCACCGCCTGGCCGAAACCGCATGGTCGGACGTCAGCCTCCATAGCTCTGTCCGCGCCGTGCAAAACCTCGGACACACGCGCCCAGCGGGCCCGTCATCCCGGACTGCGGGAGCTCCGCTCCCCGCACCCACCACCGATTGTCAGTGATCGCCGCTAACGTTCCTCACATCGTCGCACTGACGCCGGGGCGTAACCGGCTGAACTGTGCTTTCTTCTTGCTGACTTGATGGCGAAGGCGGGGACTCGTGGGTTGGCTCTCGGCGGGTGAAGGGTATGAAGTCGCCCTGGTGGACGGGCGGGTGGCGGCGCGTGCCACAGCGGGCCGGGCAGCGGGGCGGCAGCTTAAATCTCTGCCGCGCGCGCTGCGCGACCATCCTGAGGTGGACCGGTTGCGGCGGTTCGCCGAATGGCTGGATCGGCATGCCACGGCGTGCGTCGCTCAGGTCGACTCCTGGATGGTGTCGTCCCTTCCCGTCCCCACCGGTCTGCTGGCCCGGGTGTGGCCGGACGAGGCCTGGCAGTCGGCGCTGCGCGACCTCGCCGTCGTGGGCGACGACCCCGACGAGGTCGGTTTCCTGCGCGGGGCCACCGAGGACGGCGAACTGCGCGTGGTGAACCTGGACGGCGAGACGGTACGGCTGTCCCCGCGCACGGTCACGCTGCCGCACCCGGTGCTGCTCCCGGACCTCGACGACATCCGCGAGTTCGCCGCGGAGCTGGGCATCGTGCAGCGCGTGGAGCAGATCCACCGCGCGACGTGGCAGCGCCCCGACGACCTCGACCCGAAGGCCACCGAGATACGGGAGTTCAGCGGAGGCTCCTTCCGTTCCCGCTTCGCCCTTGCCGCACGGGCGAGTTCGCTCGGCTACCGCGTTTCGGGGGGCTACTCCACGGCCCGGGTCCGCGACGGCGACCGCACCGTGGAGGCCAGTGTGTGGATCGGCGAGCCGTACTGGGAGGACACGGTGGAGACCGGTGGCCTCACCTGGCAGGACGACAACGGCCGCGCCCTGCCGATGCGGGAGGTGGGCCCGGTGGCCTGGTCGGAGGGGATGCGGATGGCTGCGGCGCTGTACGCCGGGCGCACGATCGAGGAAGGCAAGAACGCATGAGCGGGGGGACGCAGGTGTCGTACGAGGAACTGCTGACGGCGGGCGCGGTCCTGCCGCCGGACATTGAGGAGGCCGGCGAGCGGGCGGTGCCGCTGACGGCACGCTCCTACCGACACCCGGGCCTCGACGACCGTGTCGTGGTCCGGCTGGTGGCCGGTGAGCTGGGCGCCGCCGAGGACCTGGCGGCCGGTTTCCTCGGCCTGGAACCGGCCGCGGAGCCGGCCGTCGTGGGCCTCGGACTGCGGCAGTCGCTGGGCTTTCCCGAATGGGTGCTGGTACACCACCCCGAGGACGGCCACCACGCCCTGGGCGTCGTCCCGGACCTGGAGCGGGCGGCCCGGCAGGCCAAGTCCCGCCCGAAGGCCGCGCTGGACGCCTACCTGGAACTCGGTGGGCGGCTGGCCGCGTCGGTGCCGCACTTCCTGCCGACCTTCTACGAGCAGGCGGGCCGGGTGTTTCTCGCCGAGGAGAACGCCACCTACGCCGCCCAGTTGTTCACCCGCGCCCGCAAGGCGGAGGCGGAGCACGGACTGGCGGTGGAGGAGGACCGGCTGGACGCGGTGTTCCTGGAGTTCGCGCTGGCCGGCGCGCTGCCGGTGAAGGTGCTCTCCGCCTACGGGAAGGACCTGGCGGGCCGGGTCTCCGCCGAGGAGGCGCTGGAGCGCTTCACCCGTCTGTGCCTGCGCCGCACCGCGGGCGGCCTGCCGCCATCCGCCCAGATGGCCAATGACCTGCGGAAGCTGGCCCGCGGCGCCGGCCGGGACGCCGACCGGGCCGAGCAGGACTACCTGGCCGAGCTGCTCGCCCTGCCGGCCACACTGCGTGCCACGGGCGGCTGGTGGAAGGGCCACCGGGCCGCACTGGTGGCACTGGCCGAGCGGGAACCGCGGGTGCGGGGCACCCTGCTGGACATGCTCCCCGCCGGCCCGGACGCGGACATGCCCGCGATGTGGCTCGAGGTCTTGGAGACATCCGGCGCCACGACGGGACTGTGGGACGACTCCCTTCCCGCCCAACAGCGGCCGAGCGACGGCACCGTGGGCTGGCTGGAGCGCTTCCTGGCGTTCCGGGAGCGGGCCCGGTCCTGGCGCAGCTCCACTCGGCTGCCGGAGCTGTACCCGCTGGTGGAGCGGGTCGCGGCCCTGCTGCGCGCCGAACTCACCGCGTCCGGGCGCGGGTTGAGGGTCACGCACGACATCGACCTGATCGACCTGCTGCTGTCCCTGGACGTGCCGGTCGCAGCTCCCGGCAAGAACCAGGAGCTGCCGCTGACGGCATGGGCCATCGGGGAGGGACAGCGGGAGCTGAGCTTCCTCGGCGCCGACGCGCGGTTCCGCGACGCGTTCCTGGACGGCGCCGACCGTTTCCACCAGGGCGACCAGGCGCTGCGTGCCCTCCGTCTGCTGGCGGCCTCGCCCGGCGGCCGCCCCTGGCTGACGGAGTGGGTCAGCAGGGTGGTGCGACAGTTCACTGTGGTGGGCCTGCCCGGACTGCCCCACGCGCTGAACCGGCTCGGGTGGCTGCCCGCCGAGGCGCTGGCGCTGGCCGAGGACGACGTCCGCGCCGCCGTCGGCACCGACCTCGCGCCGGTGCTGGCCCGCACCCTGCAAGCCGGACTCTTCGACGAACTGAGCTGGCCGGCCTGGGAGGAGGCGACGGCCGAACTCGTCGCCAAGGACCGGGTGGAGGACATCGTGGTCGCCGACGCCTGGCCCCATCTCGTGGTGGCCGGCACGACCCAGGCCCGTGTGATCGGCGCCGACGGCACGCTGCTCACCCACGACCTGCGTCTGCCGGCGAACGACGTCTCGGGCGACCCGGGCTTCCATCACGTGGACGGCGAACTTCTCGTGTACTGGAACTCCCGCAGAGACGGCCTGCGCGGGTACTGGCACTCGCGCGCCGACCGCGTCGAGTCCCTCAAGGGTGCGCACGCCACGCGCGGCACCGAGATGGACTGGTACCGCGGTGACTTCCCGATCACGCTGCCCCTGCCGGACGGTGGCCGGACCACCGGTCGCGGAGTGGTGCACGCCGGGGACACCACCCTGCCCGACGAACGGCCGCTGCTCTTCGACGGATCGTCCTACTGGGTGTGGCATGCGGACTCCGAGGACCGGGCGGCGCACGGCTGGTACGAGTACGACCCGGCGACGAACGAGCGCGGGCGGATGAGCAAGCCCGCCTTCCTCGCCGACGCCCTGCGCGACGCTCCCGCGGGAAGCAGTTACGTGGGCGGCAGACTGCGCCTGTCCCCCACCACCGACACCACCCCCACCTGCGCTCCCGTGGACGGTCTGGTCGGCCTGCGGATGATCGAGCTGCCCGACGGGTCACATCGGGCGGAGGACCTCGCCGGGCGGTGCCTCACCCTGCCCGCCGAGGCCGGTGTGCCCGACGCGCTGGTCGTCTTCCCGGGCGCGGACCGGGCCACGGCCGTCGTCCGCGACAACTGGCAGCTCCGCCTGGTCGACGCCGACGGCGTCCACACCGCCTGGGCCAAGACCGACCGTACCCCCGGTGACTTCGGCGAGGGCACCCTGCTGTTGCCTCCCGTGCAGTTCTGGGAGTGCCTGACGGCCCGTGACCCGCAGGCGTCGAAGGCGCTGCGGACCGTCGACCGGGACACGGCCGCGGCCCTGCTGACCGCCGCGGCCGACGAGGACGCACAGGCGCTGACCGACGCCATCCGCACCCTCCTCCCGGTCAGCCACGACGCGCTCGTGAAGGGCATCGCCGGAGTCGCCCGTTACGCCGCGGCCCAGCAGGCGGTGCTGGACGCGGCGGCCACGCGGCTGACCCGCGCTCTGGAAGGCGGCCTGGAGGAAGAAGGGCCGGCAGGACCGGCGGACACCAAGCTCATGGCGGCGATGAACGGGCTGGGCTCGTCCCGCAGCTACTGGTGGAACAGGGACGACGAGTCCGACACTGTCTTCCGCGCTCTGCGTGTCCTGGCCCGGGCCGTCGGAGTCGCCGACACCGCCCTGCCCGACCTCGCGGATGTCCGCCTGCACCTCGACGGTCACCCCCTGCCCTCCGGACAACCCGACCTGGCAACCCTGCTGGAGAGGACGACCGCACTGGCCTTCCGGGCCGCCTGCGCCACCACCGCCCAGGAGGACCGCGAGGTCCTGTGCACCCTTCTCGCCGAGTTCGACCGTCTCGGTCTGACACCGGACGACTCCACCGCCTGGCGCAAGGTGCACCTGCACCTGGAGGCGGCGCAGCTGCGCACGGCGACGGGCGGATGGCGCGACGGCGCCTGGAACGGGGTGCTCCCACTGGCCGACAGCGCTTTCATCGCCGTCACGAGCCGCAACTCGCTCGACGACGACGGCGCCTGCTTCACGGGCTACTTCCATGACCCGGCCGGACGGTTCGAGTCACCCCTGCCCTACCAGGTGCTTCGGTCGGGGCCACTGGGCGAGAACCCGGTCCCGGGCCGGATCCGGACGTTCCTCGCCGAACTGGCCGAGCGCGGCCCGGCCCCCTGGTTCCCCGAGGCCGCCGAGGAGTTCGCCCGTCTGACCGGCGTGACCGAGACGGTGGCCCGGCTCGTCGTGGCCGGTCTGCCGGGGATCGACGTCTACGAGCGCAACTTCCTCACACCGGGGGCACGCACCCTCATCGGGGTGAAGGTGGCCCCGGCGGCGGTCGCCAAGGACGAACTGCACGGCGTCGACAGCGCGGTGCGGGCCGCCGTCGTGGGCGCCCTGCTGCCCGCCGAGCCCGGCCGCCTGTGGACCGAGGGCCCGGACGTGGCAAGCGCCGCCGCGGTGTGGAACGCCAAGGTGGGCAAGCGGGTGGCTGTCCCGGAGGCATTGCTCGGTGACGCGATCCGCGCGTTCCGCCACCCCTCCTGGCCGATCCGGCAGGCGCTGCCCGC from Streptomyces sp. CC0208 carries:
- a CDS encoding DNA-binding protein: MSGGTQVSYEELLTAGAVLPPDIEEAGERAVPLTARSYRHPGLDDRVVVRLVAGELGAAEDLAAGFLGLEPAAEPAVVGLGLRQSLGFPEWVLVHHPEDGHHALGVVPDLERAARQAKSRPKAALDAYLELGGRLAASVPHFLPTFYEQAGRVFLAEENATYAAQLFTRARKAEAEHGLAVEEDRLDAVFLEFALAGALPVKVLSAYGKDLAGRVSAEEALERFTRLCLRRTAGGLPPSAQMANDLRKLARGAGRDADRAEQDYLAELLALPATLRATGGWWKGHRAALVALAEREPRVRGTLLDMLPAGPDADMPAMWLEVLETSGATTGLWDDSLPAQQRPSDGTVGWLERFLAFRERARSWRSSTRLPELYPLVERVAALLRAELTASGRGLRVTHDIDLIDLLLSLDVPVAAPGKNQELPLTAWAIGEGQRELSFLGADARFRDAFLDGADRFHQGDQALRALRLLAASPGGRPWLTEWVSRVVRQFTVVGLPGLPHALNRLGWLPAEALALAEDDVRAAVGTDLAPVLARTLQAGLFDELSWPAWEEATAELVAKDRVEDIVVADAWPHLVVAGTTQARVIGADGTLLTHDLRLPANDVSGDPGFHHVDGELLVYWNSRRDGLRGYWHSRADRVESLKGAHATRGTEMDWYRGDFPITLPLPDGGRTTGRGVVHAGDTTLPDERPLLFDGSSYWVWHADSEDRAAHGWYEYDPATNERGRMSKPAFLADALRDAPAGSSYVGGRLRLSPTTDTTPTCAPVDGLVGLRMIELPDGSHRAEDLAGRCLTLPAEAGVPDALVVFPGADRATAVVRDNWQLRLVDADGVHTAWAKTDRTPGDFGEGTLLLPPVQFWECLTARDPQASKALRTVDRDTAAALLTAAADEDAQALTDAIRTLLPVSHDALVKGIAGVARYAAAQQAVLDAAATRLTRALEGGLEEEGPAGPADTKLMAAMNGLGSSRSYWWNRDDESDTVFRALRVLARAVGVADTALPDLADVRLHLDGHPLPSGQPDLATLLERTTALAFRAACATTAQEDREVLCTLLAEFDRLGLTPDDSTAWRKVHLHLEAAQLRTATGGWRDGAWNGVLPLADSAFIAVTSRNSLDDDGACFTGYFHDPAGRFESPLPYQVLRSGPLGENPVPGRIRTFLAELAERGPAPWFPEAAEEFARLTGVTETVARLVVAGLPGIDVYERNFLTPGARTLIGVKVAPAAVAKDELHGVDSAVRAAVVGALLPAEPGRLWTEGPDVASAAAVWNAKVGKRVAVPEALLGDAIRAFRHPSWPIRQALPALLDPAASPRLSRDLTWAVNGDRAKPVGDDTDGFTAETLVGAVGLIVWLAHRLPAGDPVRAALPPALTAVRERLAHPGLMLDLGRYISLPDFRKTAGTPTEIGPGFERYGAVVLATHDDQPAPAIRVDLLDEAGQDPYLPAVRVDNQRPYDAEVALRLVRDRKLAALLADPGEPIAGNRGKDATWWPQDPSRSDPDLVTEVAKEYGLGEDAAALYLMLLAMPDPTDRMTARWTGWKPARLKAARVELAATDLVVEAIRTRAGRSLFLPGGWVEQSAPRVPLERWKLPLFGEMSDEHAPFGVIVPFEPAADLFRRAWQRVQDGDAPRFEELKVRRGRRR